In Oryza sativa Japonica Group chromosome 2, ASM3414082v1, the following are encoded in one genomic region:
- the LOC107276175 gene encoding monooxygenase 1, with amino-acid sequence MYRKKSSNNVIQVVIGCDGWNSVVARYVGLGAPSQLPRFIVLGFASYPEGHPFGTEFSQIIADDFAVGRVPINENLLHFFVSRSPSPGRTDVDEDAARKYVLEKVDELPGEVADMVRRCDAASSWTLTKVWYRPPWQVALAGFRRGAVTVAGDAMHAMGPFIGQGGSAGLEDAVVLARSLSSAAAGDGRAPPRQQLRDDAVGAAIDEYVAERRRRATTLCLHSFAIGTLLTTRWLAVKLACVAVLALLGGDSRRDADYDCGRL; translated from the exons ATGTACCGTAAAAAGTCCTCTAATAATGTTATACAGGTGGTGATTGGTTGCGACGGGTGGAACTCGGTGGTGGCCAGGTACGTGGGGCTAGGCGCGCCGTCGCAGCTCCCTCGTTTCATCGTCCTCGGCTTCGCGAGCTACCCAGAGGGGCACCCGTTTGGGACCGAGTTCTCGCAAATCATAGCGGATGATTTTGCCGTCGGACGGGTGCCCATTAACGAAAATCTGTTGCATTTCTTCGTAAGCAGGAGTCCCTCACCag GACGTACGGACGTTGATGAGGACGCGGCGAGGAAGTACGTGCTGGAGAAGGTCGACGAGCTCCCCGGCGAGGTCGCCGACATGGTGCGTCGGTGCGACGCGGCGTCGAGCTGGACGCTGACGAAGGTGTGGTACCGGCCGCCGTGGCAGGTGGCGCTCGCCGGgttccggcgcggcgcggtgacggtcgccggcgacgcgatgCACGCCATGGGGCCCTTCATCGGCCAGGGCGGCTCCGCGGGGCTGGAGgacgccgtcgtgctcgcccgctcgctgtcgtcggcggcggccggcgatggccgggcgccgccgcgtcagcagctgcgcgacgacgccgtcggcgcggcGATAGACGAGTACGTcgcggagaggcggcggagggcgacgaCGCTGTGCCTGCACAGCTTCGCCATCGGGACGTTGCTGACGACGAGGTGGCTCGCCGTGAAGCTCGCGTGCGTCGCCGTCCTGGCGCTCCTCGGCGGCGACTCGCGCCGTGATGCGGACTACGACTGCGGCCGCCTCTAG
- the LOC107276749 gene encoding E3 ubiquitin-protein ligase EL5, producing MVRGVEQGGPAMDESSSSSSPSPVSAPAGQAAMTAGGIATVAAVLIVFAALTLAFVLLQCYCDERRRAVTTTSTSGRGRRPRPRRRSGSGGDGGTGGGVDPEVLRSLPVTVYSRSTAAAAAKEEEEEDDDGVECAVCLAELEDGEEARFLPRCGHGFHAECVDMWLGSHSTCPLCRLTVVVPPPPLPPVPPEPPASYTVSLPASVLLGLSDHGAGAVTMTAEGRSTLVIEIPESAASTTPRDAAARSSPSLARLRSLRRLWSFGRQGAAGSTSSCSCATGGDNDDGDVEHGVSVTVAIRAVEAATPARPPEAEAGARTAAAHVRN from the coding sequence ATGGTGCGGGGTGTCGAGCAGGGCGGCCCCGCCATGGACgagtcttcgtcgtcgtcgtcgccgtcgccggtgtccGCGCCTGCAGGGCAGGCAGCCATGACGGCCGGCGGCAtcgccaccgtggcggccgTGCTCATCGTCTTCGCGGCGCTCACGCTCGCCTTCGTCCTGCTCCAGTGCTACTGCGACGAGCGGCGCCGCGCcgtgacgacgacgtcgacgagcgggcgcgggcggcggccgcggccgcggcggcgctctggGAGCGGCGGGGACGGTGGAACGGGAGGAGGGGTCGACCCGGAGGTGCTCCGGTCGCTGCCGGTCACGGTGTACAGccgcagcacggcggcggcggcggcgaaggaggaggaggaggaggacgacgacggcgtcgagtGCGCGGTGTGCCTCGCGGAGctcgaggacggcgaggaggccaGGTTCCTCCCCCGGTGCGGCCACGGCTTCCACGCCGAGTGCGTCGACATGTGGCTCGGCTCCCACTCCACCTGCCCGCTCTGCCGCCTcaccgtcgtcgtgccgccgccgcctcttcctcccgtcccgccggagccgccggcgAGCTACACCGTGAGCCTCCCGGCGAGCGTCCTGCTCGGCCTGtccgaccatggcgccggcgcggTGACCATGACAGCGGAGGGCCGCAGCACGCTGGTGATCGAGATCCCCGAATCCGCGGCTTCGACGACCccgcgcgacgcggcggcgaggtcgtcgccgagCTTGGCGCGGCTGAGGTCACTGAGAAGGCTCTGGAGCTTCGGGCGGCAAGGGGCGGCGGGGTCGACGTCGTCATGCTCCTGCGCCACCGGAGGagacaacgacgacggcgacgtcgagcaCGGTGTCAGCGTCACCGTCGCCATCCGCGCCGTGGAGGCGGCAACGCCGGCACGGCCACCGGAGGCCGAGGCCGGTGCAAGAACCGCCGCCGCGCATGTCCGGAattga